One Brassica oleracea var. oleracea cultivar TO1000 chromosome C7, BOL, whole genome shotgun sequence genomic window carries:
- the LOC106303022 gene encoding uncharacterized protein LOC106303022 translates to MLLKFIPNTENVVFISDRHSSIYHGISKVFPAARHFACVLHLKRNIRTSFKNKHLCYLVGKAARAYHLSEFYTAFNEIKTINPSCADYLIGIGFEHWARSHFPGNQYNIMTSNVAESWNAVLREARELPIMPLLEYIRSKLMTWFAERRNVSKRERGRITPRVSEIVQANFEESGGLHVSTINNMEFDVKEKNGTSFHVNLNTKTCSCFSFQTLMIPCAHAIAAAITEKISVESLVSDIYILDKLASAYTDVVYQITDAVCGIEQIVEGGTGNLKIFPPVTKRPPGRPRKSRILSTGEIRMKTPSKRHFCSRCKKTGHNRATCKVAI, encoded by the exons ATGCTTTTGAAGTTCATACCCAACACAGAAAATGTTGTTTTCATATCTGACAGACACTCTTCAATATACCACGGCATATCAAAG GTTTTCCCGGCAGCTAGACATTTTGCTTGCGTGTTGCATCTCAAACGCAACATAAGAACTTCTTTTAAGAACAAGCATCTTTGCTATTTGGTGGGAAAAGCAGCACGAGCATATCATCTATCCGAGTTCTATACAGCATTCAACGAAATCAAGACCATCAATCCTTCTTGTGCTGACTACCTGATTGGTATTGGTTTTGAACATTGGGCGAGATCTCATTTCCCAGGAAATCAATACAACATTATGACAAGCAATGTTGCTGAGTCATGGAACGCTGTTCTTCGTGAAGCTAGGGAGCTCCCAATAATGCCTTTGCTTGAGTATATAAGGTCAAAACTGATGACCTGGTTTGCCGAACGTCGCAATGTTTCCAAGCGGGAAAGAGGACGTATAACCCCGAGAGTGAGTGAAATTGTTCAAGCTAATTTTGAAGAGAGTGGAGGCTTGCATGTGAGCACGATCAACAACATGGAGTTCGACGTGAAGGAGAAGAATGGAACATCTTTCCACGTAAACCTCAACACAAAGACTTGTAGTTGTTTCTCCTTTCAGACATTGATGATCCCTTGCGCACATGCAATCGCAGCAGCCATAACTGAGAAAATCAGCGTGGAGTCTCTTGTTTCTGACATTTACATTTTGGATAAGCTAGCTTCTGCCTATACGGATGTTGTGTATCAAATAACTGATGCGGTATGTGGAATAGAGCAAATTGTTGAAGGTGGTACTGGAAATTTGAAAATCTTCCCTCCAGTAACTAAACGACCTCCTGGCCGACCACGTAAAAGTCGCATTTTATCCACCGGAGAAATAAGG ATGAAAACACCAAGCAAGAGGCATTTTTGTAGCCGCTGCAAGAAGACGGGCCACAATCGAGCAACATGCAAGGTTGCTATATAA